Proteins found in one Gemmatimonadales bacterium genomic segment:
- a CDS encoding VOC family protein, translated as MTAENIVADRSRWSSASYFMVDDVVATANYYRDKLGFRYERFWNDPPSFCMVRRNGVIIMLAQLEQAGGVRPNHLVDPEGSAWDAYIWIDNADALHAEFKSKGVKITRDLCDQPYGCRDFDIEDCNGYRLCFGHDTEG; from the coding sequence GTGACGGCAGAAAACATCGTCGCAGATCGGTCGCGCTGGAGCAGCGCGTCCTATTTCATGGTGGATGACGTCGTCGCCACGGCCAACTATTACCGCGACAAGCTCGGTTTTCGCTACGAACGGTTCTGGAATGACCCGCCTTCCTTCTGTATGGTTCGGCGCAATGGTGTGATCATCATGTTGGCCCAGCTGGAGCAGGCCGGGGGCGTGCGGCCCAACCACCTCGTCGATCCCGAGGGCAGCGCGTGGGACGCCTACATCTGGATCGACAATGCCGACGCGTTGCATGCCGAGTTCAAGTCCAAGGGCGTCAAGATCACCCGCGATCTTTGTGATCAACCCTACGGATGTCGCGACTTCGACATCGAGGATTGCAACGGCTATCGTCTCTGTTTTGGGCACGACACGGAAGGCTAG
- a CDS encoding type 1 glutamine amidotransferase family protein, which translates to MIPAVHVLVFDGFADWEPAFAMAELRRSGGLEVRTVGFSAAPVRSMGGLPVMPDLPLAGLDPANVRLLILPGGDLWEGPDPRAEIGPTLLALHSAGVPIAAICGATLAVAHAGLLDDHGHTSNELAYLERLVPEYRGASRYVDSLAVRDQGLITASGLGPIEFAREIFEELQILSDTDRPVWFHLFKHGRFPESAA; encoded by the coding sequence ATGATTCCCGCGGTTCATGTCCTGGTGTTCGACGGCTTCGCCGATTGGGAGCCGGCCTTTGCGATGGCCGAGCTCCGCCGCTCCGGTGGCCTGGAGGTTAGGACCGTCGGTTTCAGCGCAGCACCCGTCCGATCCATGGGCGGGCTGCCGGTGATGCCGGATCTGCCACTGGCGGGTTTGGACCCGGCCAACGTCAGACTGCTGATTCTGCCCGGGGGAGACCTGTGGGAAGGCCCCGATCCTCGGGCAGAGATCGGGCCCACGCTTCTGGCTCTGCACAGCGCCGGCGTGCCGATCGCAGCCATCTGCGGGGCCACGCTCGCGGTGGCCCACGCCGGCCTCCTGGACGACCACGGCCACACGAGCAATGAACTCGCCTACCTGGAGCGATTGGTCCCGGAGTACCGGGGCGCGTCTCGCTACGTCGACTCCCTTGCCGTGCGCGACCAAGGGCTGATCACGGCGAGCGGGCTCGGACCCATCGAGTTTGCGCGAGAGATCTTCGAGGAGTTGCAGATCTTGAGCGACACGGACCGGCCCGTCTGGTTCCATCTGTTCAAGCACGGGCGCTTTCCGGAATCGGCTGCCTGA
- a CDS encoding DUF4386 family protein, whose translation MREHSTIRAGGIALVAGAAAFLGVFSFLAARFDYPAILDGNAADVLPRLRATGAGGRAVWALYGFLPLVWIPAGVGAFHALRSVREGSMRTGMLFAQVAAVSMVLGLLRWPSIHWALAEAYARGDAAERAAIATVFTGLNSYLGNYIGEFLGELSVSVFFLLSALAMLARGAGFPRWIGYVGVGTAVAGLVGMFRNATDVVAPVAALNNYLLPLWMIVFGGGLLWVSGSRSGTPDG comes from the coding sequence ATGCGGGAACACTCAACTATTCGCGCCGGGGGGATCGCCCTCGTCGCGGGCGCGGCGGCGTTTCTCGGCGTCTTCTCCTTTCTCGCGGCCCGGTTCGACTACCCGGCCATCCTTGACGGCAATGCCGCGGACGTGCTCCCGAGACTGCGCGCGACCGGCGCCGGCGGCCGTGCGGTATGGGCGCTCTACGGCTTCCTGCCTCTGGTCTGGATCCCCGCCGGGGTCGGGGCGTTTCATGCCCTCCGGTCCGTGCGCGAGGGGAGCATGCGTACCGGAATGCTCTTCGCGCAGGTCGCCGCGGTCTCGATGGTACTGGGACTTCTGCGCTGGCCCAGCATCCACTGGGCGCTCGCCGAGGCCTACGCCCGCGGGGATGCGGCCGAGCGGGCGGCGATCGCCACCGTGTTCACCGGACTCAACAGCTATCTCGGCAACTATATCGGCGAGTTCCTCGGGGAGCTGAGCGTCAGCGTATTCTTTCTCCTGTCAGCGCTGGCCATGTTGGCGCGGGGCGCCGGGTTCCCTCGCTGGATCGGGTATGTCGGTGTGGGGACCGCGGTGGCAGGTCTGGTCGGCATGTTCCGCAACGCCACCGACGTGGTCGCTCCGGTCGCCGCGCTGAATAACTACCTCCTTCCTTTATGGATGATCGTCTTTGGAGGCGGGCTACTGTGGGTCAGCGGGTCGCGCTCCGGGACACCTGATGGGTAG
- a CDS encoding pyrimidine dimer DNA glycosylase/endonuclease V, which yields MRLWTIHPKYLDPLGLVALWREALLARAVLRGETQGYRSHPQLTRFRNHPQPVGALNCYLAAIYDEALRRGYCFDRRKLGGRTPRRRIPETTGQLAFEWAHLLRKLHQRRPGRFEELRVVSRPAAHPLFRIVTGPVRAWERLHRD from the coding sequence ATGCGTCTCTGGACGATCCACCCGAAGTACCTTGATCCGCTGGGACTGGTGGCGCTTTGGCGCGAAGCCCTGCTGGCGCGGGCCGTCCTCCGAGGCGAGACGCAGGGGTACCGATCTCACCCGCAGCTGACTCGCTTTCGGAACCATCCGCAGCCGGTCGGCGCACTGAATTGCTATCTCGCGGCCATCTACGATGAGGCGCTGCGGCGGGGGTACTGCTTCGATCGGCGCAAGCTGGGTGGCCGCACGCCGCGCCGGCGCATTCCCGAGACCACCGGGCAGCTGGCCTTCGAATGGGCCCATCTTCTGAGGAAACTCCACCAGCGCCGGCCGGGCCGATTCGAAGAGCTGAGGGTGGTGAGCCGGCCTGCAGCGCATCCGTTGTTTCGGATCGTGACTGGCCCGGTGCGGGCGTGGGAAAGGCTTCATCGTGACTGA
- a CDS encoding protein kinase, producing the protein RATFLVSLPGTPVTAVDSPFAAALAGRYALERELGQGGMATVYLAQDLRHKRPVALKVLHPDLAAALGPARFQREIETAARLQHPHILTVHDSGEAAGRLWFTMPYVEGESLRDRLRREKQLPVDEALRITRDAAQALDYAHRHGVVHRDVKPENLLLTEDGHTLVADFGIARALQSGEDALTQTGLAVGTPAYMSPEQAMGEREITAKSDVYSLATVLYEMLAGEPPFAGPTAQAAVARRFTETPRPLRQLRETVPEAVEQAVLRALAKVPADRFPTAAEFARALVASPPIRRRAVPAAALTLILGVLVGLGALFAWRRSHPRADAADGPTRLAVLPFENLGGPEDEYFADGVTDEVRGKLAALPGLEVIARTSSSEYKRTPKRPSEVGQELGVRYLLTGTVRWERAAAGQGRVRVSPELVEVGGAGPPVTRWQQPFDAVLSDVFEVQGTIAEQVAGALLLTLGAGARERLAARPTENLAAYDAYLQARAAPGTPTGYERAVAAYRRAIALDSGFVLAWVGLAEAHAGAYAIYTTARAGAAARLAVERAAALAPTLAAVHRALGRIGLDVDWDERQGLAEFEKGLAVAPNDAELLTGAADAAWPMGRFDEAIDRFRRALVLDPRSAETSTRMAKALLWRRRFPEALAAFRRARELNPQASPYREALAAAATGDLAGARATLSLAASDEELAGVAGNMTGYGDEWLFSEAQQRRLLALTPEAFAGDRALWAIVQAETHWVRGDSLGARTYADSALAVYGRELAAGERAEDMIFRWSRAWLRALAGNPGEAARELEALGRGIDSEFMFQRVIVEELLARTSLMAGRREQALARVGSLVASPGYFTAAWFRVAPAYAPLRGDPRFQRLVNGP; encoded by the coding sequence CGAGATCGAAACCGCGGCCCGCCTGCAGCACCCGCACATCCTCACGGTCCACGACTCGGGCGAGGCCGCCGGACGGCTCTGGTTCACCATGCCGTACGTGGAGGGGGAGTCGTTGCGCGACCGGCTCCGGCGCGAGAAGCAGCTCCCGGTGGACGAAGCCCTCCGCATCACTCGCGACGCCGCCCAGGCACTCGACTACGCCCACCGGCACGGCGTCGTCCACCGCGACGTGAAGCCCGAGAACCTGCTCCTCACCGAGGACGGCCACACCCTCGTGGCCGACTTCGGGATCGCCCGCGCGCTGCAGAGCGGGGAGGACGCGCTCACCCAGACGGGGCTGGCGGTCGGCACGCCGGCCTACATGAGTCCCGAGCAGGCGATGGGGGAGCGGGAGATCACGGCCAAGAGCGACGTGTACTCACTCGCGACGGTACTCTACGAGATGCTCGCGGGCGAGCCGCCGTTCGCGGGTCCGACCGCGCAGGCCGCCGTGGCCCGCCGCTTCACCGAGACCCCGCGCCCGCTCCGGCAGCTCCGCGAGACAGTGCCCGAGGCGGTCGAGCAGGCCGTCCTGAGAGCACTCGCCAAGGTGCCGGCCGACCGCTTCCCGACCGCGGCCGAGTTCGCCCGCGCTCTTGTCGCGTCTCCACCGATCCGCCGGCGCGCGGTGCCGGCTGCCGCGCTCACCCTCATACTCGGCGTCCTCGTGGGCCTGGGTGCACTGTTCGCGTGGCGCCGCAGCCACCCGCGTGCGGACGCAGCGGACGGCCCCACGCGCCTCGCAGTGCTTCCCTTCGAGAACCTCGGTGGCCCCGAGGACGAGTACTTCGCCGACGGCGTGACAGACGAGGTCCGAGGCAAGCTCGCCGCCCTGCCGGGGCTGGAGGTGATCGCCCGCACCAGCTCCAGCGAGTACAAGAGAACGCCCAAGCGCCCTTCGGAGGTTGGGCAGGAGCTGGGCGTCCGCTATCTCCTCACCGGCACGGTGCGCTGGGAGCGCGCGGCCGCCGGGCAGGGCCGAGTGCGGGTGAGCCCCGAGCTGGTCGAGGTGGGTGGCGCGGGGCCGCCGGTGACCCGCTGGCAACAACCGTTCGACGCGGTGCTCTCGGACGTGTTCGAGGTGCAGGGGACCATCGCCGAACAGGTGGCGGGCGCGCTGCTGCTCACCCTCGGCGCGGGAGCGCGCGAGCGGCTCGCCGCGCGGCCCACCGAGAACCTTGCGGCGTACGACGCCTATCTGCAGGCCAGGGCTGCCCCTGGCACCCCGACCGGGTACGAGCGCGCCGTCGCGGCCTACCGGCGCGCCATCGCGCTCGATTCGGGGTTCGTGCTCGCGTGGGTCGGGCTGGCCGAGGCTCATGCGGGGGCGTATGCGATCTACACGACCGCTCGCGCCGGGGCCGCCGCCCGCCTGGCCGTCGAGCGGGCGGCGGCGCTGGCCCCCACACTGGCAGCCGTCCACCGGGCGCTGGGTCGCATCGGCCTGGATGTGGACTGGGATGAGCGGCAGGGCCTGGCGGAATTCGAGAAGGGTCTGGCCGTCGCCCCCAACGACGCCGAGCTGCTCACCGGTGCGGCCGACGCCGCGTGGCCAATGGGACGGTTCGATGAGGCCATCGACCGCTTCCGCCGTGCGCTGGTGCTCGACCCGCGATCCGCCGAGACCAGTACCCGAATGGCGAAGGCTCTGCTGTGGCGCCGGCGTTTTCCCGAAGCCCTGGCCGCGTTCCGGCGGGCGCGCGAGCTGAATCCGCAGGCGTCGCCGTATCGCGAGGCGCTGGCCGCCGCGGCGACAGGCGACCTCGCCGGCGCCCGGGCAACCCTCAGCCTCGCCGCGTCGGACGAGGAGCTCGCCGGCGTGGCTGGCAATATGACCGGCTACGGGGACGAGTGGCTGTTCTCCGAGGCGCAACAGCGGCGACTCCTCGCTCTTACGCCGGAGGCGTTCGCCGGCGACCGGGCGCTCTGGGCCATCGTCCAGGCCGAGACACACTGGGTGCGTGGGGACAGCCTCGGTGCCCGGACCTATGCCGACTCCGCGCTCGCCGTCTACGGCCGCGAGCTGGCCGCCGGCGAGCGAGCCGAAGACATGATATTCCGCTGGTCGCGCGCCTGGCTGCGGGCACTGGCCGGCAACCCGGGCGAGGCCGCGCGCGAGCTGGAAGCGCTCGGGCGGGGCATCGACTCCGAGTTCATGTTCCAGCGGGTGATCGTCGAGGAGTTGCTGGCCCGGACGTCCCTGATGGCGGGCCGGCGGGAGCAGGCGCTGGCGAGGGTGGGGTCGCTGGTCGCGTCGCCGGGCTACTTCACCGCAGCCTGGTTCAGGGTGGCGCCGGCGTACGCGCCGCTCCGGGGCGACCCGCGCTTCCAGCGTCTGGTGAACGGGCCGTGA
- a CDS encoding phosphotransferase, translating into MGSTPKPEQRVLRIIPDLRIASLRAGEDGLVNDVLIVNEELVFRFARDEAGRHALEREARLLAVVRPRVSLPVPEVIQQHQECIVYRFIPGLPLDRQRLLAQDASTRGLLMEQLGTFLRELHSLPGVSEAITRPGTTSPGMREGYEQLYEAVERELLPLMMDWARAWARELFRPVLAGDLDLAYSPTLVHGDLAPYHLCFDPATHRLRGVIDFGNAGPGDPALDLGSLIIAFGEGLLWQIDTVYPGLSGLIDRARFHAATLELRWALAAVRSRDPAWFLCHLGYARDAWPVGWPGKRA; encoded by the coding sequence ATGGGTAGCACACCCAAGCCTGAGCAACGGGTTCTGCGGATCATCCCCGATCTCCGGATCGCATCGCTGCGCGCTGGTGAGGATGGGCTGGTGAACGATGTCCTGATCGTCAATGAAGAGCTCGTGTTCCGGTTCGCGCGAGACGAGGCGGGGCGCCACGCCCTGGAACGCGAAGCTCGACTGCTTGCCGTCGTGCGGCCCCGCGTATCCCTGCCGGTTCCGGAGGTCATTCAGCAACACCAGGAGTGCATCGTCTACCGGTTCATTCCAGGCCTGCCGCTCGATCGTCAACGCCTCCTGGCGCAGGACGCGTCGACGCGGGGCCTGCTCATGGAGCAGCTGGGGACGTTTCTTCGCGAGCTGCACAGTCTGCCGGGGGTCAGCGAAGCGATTACCCGCCCGGGAACCACATCGCCGGGAATGCGGGAAGGGTACGAGCAGCTGTATGAGGCGGTTGAACGCGAGCTGCTGCCCTTGATGATGGACTGGGCCCGAGCCTGGGCTCGGGAGCTCTTTCGCCCCGTCCTCGCTGGGGACCTGGACCTTGCCTACTCGCCGACGCTGGTCCATGGTGACCTGGCACCGTACCACCTGTGCTTTGATCCCGCCACCCACCGGCTACGCGGCGTCATTGACTTCGGCAACGCCGGCCCGGGCGATCCCGCGCTCGACCTGGGGTCACTGATCATTGCCTTCGGGGAAGGGTTGCTCTGGCAAATAGACACCGTCTATCCGGGCCTGTCAGGCTTGATCGATCGTGCGCGGTTTCACGCGGCCACTCTCGAGCTACGCTGGGCCCTGGCGGCGGTCCGATCACGCGACCCGGCCTGGTTCCTCTGCCATCTTGGCTACGCACGCGACGCGTGGCCTGTAGGGTGGCCAGGGAAGCGGGCATGA
- a CDS encoding lipocalin-like domain-containing protein encodes MTDRSGQAAADLIGAWHLNSYESRDSSGATRYPLGRGVIGQLVYDASGHMSAMLMTPDRPLFASQDPQRGTDAEVRAAFDGFIAYFGSYSVAPLTATVTHHVIGASYPNWVGGHQVRHYKLDGTHLELSTPPIQIGGQSLITVLVWERSS; translated from the coding sequence GTGACTGACCGGTCCGGGCAGGCAGCCGCAGACCTTATCGGGGCATGGCACCTGAATTCCTATGAATCCCGCGACAGCTCAGGAGCGACTCGGTACCCGCTGGGACGGGGGGTCATCGGTCAGCTCGTGTACGACGCTTCCGGTCACATGTCAGCGATGCTCATGACGCCGGACCGACCCCTATTTGCTTCCCAAGACCCGCAGCGGGGCACCGATGCAGAAGTGCGCGCAGCCTTCGACGGCTTCATTGCATACTTCGGGAGCTACAGCGTCGCCCCACTCACCGCGACCGTCACGCATCACGTGATCGGAGCGTCTTACCCGAACTGGGTGGGCGGACATCAAGTCCGCCACTACAAGCTCGACGGGACACACCTTGAACTCTCCACGCCACCGATCCAGATCGGCGGACAGTCCCTGATCACTGTATTGGTGTGGGAGCGATCGTCGTAA